The Alistipes finegoldii DSM 17242 DNA segment TGAATATGTGGGACGGAGAGCGGATGCGGCTCTTCCCGAACGACTGGGGCGGAGAGACTCCGCTGTCGGGGAATCTCATCGAGGAGATCGCCGTCACCACGGACTCGCTCTTCTGGATCCGCACCAACTACGGACTGGACCTCTTCGACCCCGACAGCAAGCGGGTCGAACGCCATGCGGACTTCCAAGGAATGTACAAAATCGTGACACGGCGCAGCGACGAAGTGCTCGTCGTCACGCAGGACAACAAATTCAGCTGTTACGACCCGGCGGCGCGCCGGTTCAGCTCCGTACAGCCCATGTCCGGCATCGACTACGCCGACATCCTCGACATGCAGCTGGACGACGACGGCGCCCTGTGGGTATTCTCCCGCAAAGGAATCTTCCGCATACCGGTCGCATTCCCGGACAAAAACAACGACCGGATCGGCATCGGACAGCCCGAACGGTTCCCCACGGTCTCGAATCCCGAATACGCGTTCGCCGAAAACGGCAGCGGCTTCTTCATCGACGAAAATCACATATTCTACGAATTCGACATCCGGGAGCGCCGCCTGATCTACAACAAGGACATGAGCGACGAGATGGCGCGCATGGGCAGCGTGTCGAGCATCGTCCGCGACGGCGGCGACTACATCGTCTCGTTCTATACCAACGGCGTCATACGGCTGCGCACCACGCCCGAACAGAGCGTGAAATACGCCACCGAACACATCAACATCCCCTGCGGCGTCTTTTCACTGCTGCGCGACGCCCGGCAGGAGATCGTATGGATCGGCACCGACGGACAGGGACTCTACCAGCATACGCGCAACGCCACGGCGTTCCGCTCGATCACCTTCAACCAACTGCCCTACAACCTCTCGAAACCCGTCCGCGCGCTCTACATCGACGACGAGCGGACGCTCTGGGTCGGAACCAAAGGCGAAGGCATCCTGCGCATCGCCGACTTCTACGACCGCAAGGAGTTCACCCCGGCGCATGTGCAGCAGCTCACGGCCGACAACAGCGAGCTGCTCGACAATTCGGTCTACGCCTTCGCCCGCAGCAGACGCAACCTGCTCTGGATCGGCACCGACGGCGAAGGACTGAACTACTATTCGTACGGCGACCGGCGCATCCGCACGCTCCGCACCCCGGCGCCGCTCAAATACATACACGCCCTGTACGAGACTTCGCCCGACACGCTGTGGGTGGCCACGGTGGGCTGCGGCGTATTCCGCGTGACGCTGGGCGGCACGGCGTCGCAGCCCTCGATACGCGGGGTCGAGCAACTGCATTTCAACGACGAACTGGAGATCAAGAACTTCTTCTTCACGCTCTACCCCGAAAACGGTTCGGCGATGTGGTTCGGCAACCGCGGCGGCGGCGCGGTCCGCTACGACATCGCAGGCGGCGGCAGCGAAGTCTTCAAGTTCGACGCGGGGCGCAGCGCCATCGCCAACGACATCTTCGCCATCCACCGCAGCGGCGACGGCACCATGTGGTTCGGCTCCAGCGGCGGGCTGATCGAATTCCGGCGGGATTCGACCTCGCACGTTCCGGGCATCCGCAACACCGTGCACGGCATTCTCGAAGACCGCAAGGGCGACCTCTGGCTGAGCACCAACCGCGGTCTGGTGAAGTACTCGCCCCACACGGGCTACGTGGTGACCTACGGCTATTCGTACGGACTGAACACCATCGAATACAGCGACGGGGCCTGTTTCGCCGACCCGCGGACGGGCACCCTCTTCTTCGGCGGCATCGACGGACTGATGACCATCGAGGATACGGGCTTCCGCGAGCAGGAGTACAATCCCCCGATGCTGTTCCGCGACATCCGGCTCAACGACGGCATCCGCAACATCGGCGACATGCTCTCCCGCGACGGCGTGCTGACGCTCAGACACGGACAGCGCATCTTCGAGATCACGGTCTCGGCGCTCGACTACGTGAACGGCAGCAACTACAGCTATTACAGCCGTCTGGACGGCTACAACGACCAGTGGGCCGGCGCGTCGTCGCAACTCTCGTTCGCCGACCTGCCGGCCGGCACCTACCGACTCGACGTGCGTTACCGCAACAACATCACCGGGGCCGAAAGTCCGGTCTATTCGCTGCCGATACGTCTCAAACCGGCGTGGTATGCGACCGCGGCGGCCAAATGTCTCTACGTGCTGTTGCTGCTGGCCGTAGTCGGGGGCGTCATCCGCCATTACCTGCTCCGCTACCGACGCCGTCGCGCCGAGA contains these protein-coding regions:
- a CDS encoding hybrid sensor histidine kinase/response regulator transcription factor, which encodes MTRKTGLVWLLLLFCTAVRASNLRQISSREGISNNAILSLAQDKHGFIWVGSCDGLNMWDGERMRLFPNDWGGETPLSGNLIEEIAVTTDSLFWIRTNYGLDLFDPDSKRVERHADFQGMYKIVTRRSDEVLVVTQDNKFSCYDPAARRFSSVQPMSGIDYADILDMQLDDDGALWVFSRKGIFRIPVAFPDKNNDRIGIGQPERFPTVSNPEYAFAENGSGFFIDENHIFYEFDIRERRLIYNKDMSDEMARMGSVSSIVRDGGDYIVSFYTNGVIRLRTTPEQSVKYATEHINIPCGVFSLLRDARQEIVWIGTDGQGLYQHTRNATAFRSITFNQLPYNLSKPVRALYIDDERTLWVGTKGEGILRIADFYDRKEFTPAHVQQLTADNSELLDNSVYAFARSRRNLLWIGTDGEGLNYYSYGDRRIRTLRTPAPLKYIHALYETSPDTLWVATVGCGVFRVTLGGTASQPSIRGVEQLHFNDELEIKNFFFTLYPENGSAMWFGNRGGGAVRYDIAGGGSEVFKFDAGRSAIANDIFAIHRSGDGTMWFGSSGGLIEFRRDSTSHVPGIRNTVHGILEDRKGDLWLSTNRGLVKYSPHTGYVVTYGYSYGLNTIEYSDGACFADPRTGTLFFGGIDGLMTIEDTGFREQEYNPPMLFRDIRLNDGIRNIGDMLSRDGVLTLRHGQRIFEITVSALDYVNGSNYSYYSRLDGYNDQWAGASSQLSFADLPAGTYRLDVRYRNNITGAESPVYSLPIRLKPAWYATAAAKCLYVLLLLAVVGGVIRHYLLRYRRRRAEKLQRLEIRRKEEVYESKMRFFSNITQELSMPLTMISAPCQQILAYRKADPYVLKYAQTIRQNVSKLHDLIYMLHEFRGIRTGQNDESENIELVPVAEIAQSMVETFGEYSQQNSIHCQLDIERNLVWPTDRDGLSTILNTLLSNAFKHTPYNGAVSLTIRSDNGKLLISASNDSVGVNLEDIEAIFDRYRVLDYFERKSERGLSFQGDLRLAICHSIVVRMQGEIKVESTPNAQTTFTVLLPQLKVTAENAPTADNIVPASKEYGLPLPTVTRREFPFDKNRRTVFIVNDNSEIMNFVAELFAADYNIKMPSGKTEMIELLKQMHPDIVICDALSEQSDCLSLIQFIKQGKLTSHIPVILLSTAQQIDERIKGVESGADICLTLPFNVEYLKAVAEQLLRRNRSLKDYYKSSISAFELSDGRMLHQDDKEFIDRMLKIINDNISNTEISTKFIADELGVSIRNLYRRLEGILNQTPTNIIKEYRLAKAEQLLTTTKLSIDEIIYKAGFVNRGTFFKCFSAKYGCTPKVYRKEKLSQIRQEVGEESEEAAERSA